One part of the Arachidicoccus terrestris genome encodes these proteins:
- the moaA gene encoding GTP 3',8-cyclase MoaA, producing the protein MITDGHGRTINYLRLAVTDRCNLRCTYCMPESGLDWTPRSELITTPEMLRICTLLIKMGIDKIRITGGEPFVRKDLLPFLHALSVISGLQELTITTNGLLTAPFIPELKKMGIRSVNLSLDSLDQDRFIAITRRDGLAQVLGTLDALLANGIAVKINAVVMEERNIEDIIPLAELTQSLPVSVRFIEEMPFNGTMQNVSLAWNSQRILSHLKERFPTLKKAVDESHATALNYDIPGHKGRVGLIPAYTRSFCGSCNRLRITPTGTLRTCLYEAGQLNLKDRIREGYTDEMLARLVRNAVMKKPLDGWAAERGLIANNLAHQSMATIGG; encoded by the coding sequence ATGATAACTGATGGCCATGGGCGGACGATAAATTATTTGAGACTTGCGGTTACAGACAGGTGCAATCTCAGATGCACCTATTGTATGCCCGAGTCGGGCCTGGATTGGACGCCCCGCAGCGAATTGATAACAACCCCAGAAATGCTCCGTATTTGCACATTGCTGATTAAAATGGGGATTGATAAAATCCGGATCACAGGCGGAGAACCTTTTGTCAGAAAAGATCTGTTGCCATTTTTGCACGCTCTTTCTGTCATCAGCGGACTTCAAGAGCTGACGATTACCACAAATGGGTTGCTAACCGCTCCCTTTATTCCTGAACTCAAAAAAATGGGTATCCGGTCCGTGAACCTGAGTCTGGACTCGCTGGACCAGGACCGATTTATCGCCATAACCCGTCGTGACGGTCTGGCACAAGTATTAGGTACGCTTGATGCGCTCCTCGCAAACGGTATTGCCGTTAAGATAAATGCCGTGGTGATGGAAGAACGTAATATCGAAGATATTATTCCTTTGGCCGAACTCACACAATCCTTGCCCGTCAGCGTTCGTTTTATAGAAGAAATGCCCTTTAACGGTACGATGCAGAATGTCTCTCTGGCATGGAATTCTCAGCGTATTCTAAGCCATTTGAAGGAGCGGTTTCCCACGCTCAAAAAAGCGGTAGATGAATCCCATGCGACTGCTCTTAACTACGATATACCCGGTCACAAAGGACGTGTCGGCCTGATTCCAGCCTATACACGTTCCTTTTGCGGTTCCTGCAACCGACTTCGCATTACGCCGACCGGTACCTTGAGGACATGTCTATATGAGGCCGGGCAGTTGAATTTAAAGGATCGGATACGGGAGGGGTATACAGACGAAATGCTGGCCAGGCTGGTACGCAATGCAGTGATGAAAAAGCCACTGGATGGCTGGGCAGCAGAGCGTGGCCTGATTGCAAATAATTTAGCACACCAATCAATGGCAACAATTGGAGGATAG
- a CDS encoding GNAT family N-acetyltransferase — protein MDQQHYHIKSGFENMDTQAIYSFLNQESYWAENIPFQTLETALKNSYCVGVFSGEKQVGFARLITDYATFAYLADVYILTSHRQRGLSKKLMHHIMEQDWVAGLRRISLATWDAHELYRQFGFSAPANPEYLMEITRRDIYKNG, from the coding sequence ATGGATCAGCAACACTACCACATTAAAAGCGGTTTTGAAAATATGGATACCCAGGCTATTTATAGCTTCCTGAATCAGGAAAGTTATTGGGCGGAAAATATTCCTTTTCAAACCCTGGAAACCGCATTAAAAAACTCCTACTGCGTAGGTGTATTTAGTGGAGAAAAGCAGGTTGGATTTGCAAGATTAATAACCGACTATGCCACATTTGCTTATTTGGCGGATGTCTACATCTTAACAAGCCACCGGCAAAGAGGATTGTCTAAAAAGCTGATGCATCATATAATGGAGCAAGACTGGGTAGCAGGCCTGAGAAGAATTTCACTGGCCACCTGGGACGCGCATGAACTTTACAGACAATTCGGGTTTAGTGCGCCCGCAAATCCAGAATACCTGATGGAAATTACCCGAAGAGACATTTATAAAAATGGATGA
- a CDS encoding ABC transporter permease produces the protein MAFKSLTEYSALNWNFKPDYTSKMPLMVKHYIKIAWRNLMKSKMFSVINVLGLAIGIAVCLLIFLFVNNEFTADSFHKNKNEIYQVLRYAKIDGHQKSVAYLSGLYGPALKADFPGAVDKVVRVLPNNSLVAAGHDRVFNEKKIFAVDPAFLDMFSFPLILGNDATALSNPGSIVLTETAAKRYFGNVRAAMGKTLELDKELQLKVTGVMKDVPKNSTLDFDILVPIENYKNAPYFTHWINNSMYTFVQLSPGAKIDQLEARLPGFMQKYMGKEMAQYGFNFSLGLMPLKDVYLAKDMFGAQRHGDRSIIYIFLSIAILILLIACINFVNLSTIRAVERSREIGLRKVLGAYRKQLIGQFMGESLLITCTACALAIIILYFALPFCNQMLGYQLSVDWTRPAVYIFIVSIILIVGLLAGSYPALFLSGFPPVQAIKGKLRLGTGGTNFRQVLVVVQFMISVFLIIGTIVISKQLHFVKNKQLGYDQSQAIVVRIDNGDLYDNRDLFKQKVLNEPGVEAVSLMSGEPGGFFDTYFFNVEGKTDKWSAHTEYCDFQYVKALGLKLLSGRDFSTGLPTDTTASVLLNQTAAASLGWTPEQAVGKWIQNTKNDSMRRTVIGVVADFSFESLKQSITPLVITPGDDNRLVYIRLKGGSIPATLEALQKDYGIAAPGYPFEYSFMDQQFENMYRKDIKQQKLLTSFSILAIMIASLGLFGLAVFTTNKRTKEVGIRKILGSSVSQVVLLLASDLLKPVIIAAVIAIPLGYMAMHAWLQNFAYQTRLSWWIFPLSAVITMGIALFTVCFKAIKAGRSNPVESLKVE, from the coding sequence ATGGCATTTAAATCGCTGACCGAATATTCAGCGTTGAATTGGAATTTTAAACCTGATTATACATCAAAAATGCCACTGATGGTCAAACATTATATTAAAATAGCCTGGCGGAACCTGATGAAAAGTAAGATGTTTTCCGTCATAAATGTACTGGGGTTAGCGATTGGCATTGCCGTTTGCCTGTTAATATTCCTGTTTGTTAACAATGAATTTACTGCAGATAGTTTTCATAAGAATAAAAATGAGATATACCAGGTGTTGCGTTATGCAAAAATTGACGGCCATCAGAAAAGTGTAGCGTACTTGTCGGGCCTATATGGCCCTGCCCTAAAAGCGGATTTTCCTGGTGCGGTAGACAAAGTAGTCCGGGTACTGCCAAACAATAGCCTGGTGGCGGCCGGTCATGATCGGGTTTTTAATGAGAAAAAGATTTTCGCTGTTGACCCTGCATTTCTGGACATGTTTTCTTTCCCTTTAATTCTGGGAAATGACGCTACTGCGCTCAGTAATCCGGGCAGTATCGTGCTTACCGAAACGGCTGCAAAAAGGTACTTTGGGAACGTCAGGGCTGCGATGGGGAAGACATTGGAATTAGATAAAGAATTACAGTTAAAAGTGACCGGAGTCATGAAAGATGTTCCTAAGAACTCTACACTGGATTTCGATATCTTGGTGCCTATTGAGAATTACAAAAATGCGCCCTATTTTACTCACTGGATCAATAATAGCATGTATACTTTTGTTCAGCTGTCGCCTGGCGCTAAAATTGACCAGCTGGAGGCCAGGTTGCCCGGTTTTATGCAAAAATATATGGGTAAGGAAATGGCCCAATACGGGTTTAATTTTTCTCTTGGCCTCATGCCTTTAAAGGATGTTTACCTGGCCAAAGATATGTTTGGCGCCCAGCGCCATGGAGACCGGTCAATTATTTATATATTTCTCTCTATTGCTATTCTTATCCTGCTTATAGCCTGTATTAATTTTGTCAACCTCTCAACGATCAGGGCCGTTGAACGTTCCAGAGAGATTGGGTTACGTAAGGTGTTGGGGGCGTATAGAAAGCAACTCATAGGGCAGTTTATGGGAGAGTCATTGCTGATTACCTGCACGGCTTGCGCTCTAGCAATTATCATTCTCTATTTTGCGTTGCCATTCTGTAATCAGATGCTTGGCTATCAACTGAGCGTTGACTGGACCCGGCCGGCAGTCTATATATTTATCGTCAGCATTATTCTCATTGTTGGTCTGCTGGCTGGCAGTTACCCCGCTTTATTTTTATCAGGCTTTCCGCCTGTTCAAGCTATTAAAGGGAAACTAAGATTAGGAACGGGAGGCACTAATTTCAGGCAAGTCTTAGTGGTCGTTCAGTTTATGATCTCAGTGTTTCTAATCATAGGGACGATTGTGATCTCCAAACAATTGCATTTTGTTAAAAATAAACAGTTGGGATATGACCAGTCTCAGGCCATCGTCGTGAGGATTGATAATGGAGATTTATATGACAACAGGGATTTGTTTAAACAAAAGGTTTTAAATGAGCCGGGTGTCGAAGCCGTTTCGTTGATGTCTGGCGAGCCGGGTGGTTTTTTTGATACCTATTTTTTTAATGTAGAAGGCAAAACGGATAAATGGAGCGCTCACACAGAATATTGTGATTTTCAGTACGTAAAAGCACTGGGTTTAAAACTGCTGAGTGGGAGAGACTTTTCAACTGGTTTGCCAACCGATACTACAGCGTCCGTGTTGCTAAATCAGACTGCTGCTGCCAGTTTGGGATGGACGCCTGAACAAGCCGTCGGAAAATGGATTCAGAATACTAAAAATGATTCCATGAGAAGAACGGTAATAGGTGTGGTCGCTGATTTCAGCTTTGAAAGCCTTAAACAAAGCATTACACCACTAGTGATCACGCCTGGAGATGATAACCGCCTGGTATATATTAGGTTGAAGGGGGGTAGCATTCCTGCAACGCTGGAGGCGCTTCAAAAAGATTATGGAATCGCTGCACCTGGATATCCTTTTGAATATAGTTTTATGGATCAGCAGTTTGAAAATATGTACAGAAAAGATATTAAACAACAGAAACTGCTGACTTCTTTTTCAATTCTGGCTATCATGATTGCCAGCCTGGGATTATTTGGGTTGGCGGTCTTTACAACGAATAAAAGAACGAAAGAAGTGGGTATAAGAAAAATTTTGGGTTCTTCTGTAAGTCAGGTTGTGTTACTACTCGCCAGTGACCTCTTAAAGCCGGTGATTATTGCGGCAGTTATTGCAATCCCATTAGGGTATATGGCCATGCACGCGTGGCTTCAGAATTTTGCGTATCAAACGCGGCTGAGCTGGTGGATCTTTCCGCTATCGGCCGTTATTACGATGGGGATCGCGCTATTCACTGTTTGTTTTAAAGCCATTAAAGCCGGCCGTTCCAATCCGGTGGAGTCGCTTAAAGTGGAATAG
- a CDS encoding TlpA family protein disulfide reductase — MSKKCVQLRYAAIWMGVLLCFMCTCANAQSGSGNVKNIKVDGTVEFIDPSVVNKVILSRVQMSGKPLPVDSVVIDEGHKTFHFDLKQDHPGIYSITTTYWDHCEFWSDADVSVAMRGFDTAKVHVKIPHYNFVKGSMDNNFINFSNQISQLNYLRMIDEYNEGYYAKQHKDKDSAWASYLSKTKRYDSLSKDYEQRMDVLMQAYADRPVTIYRLRGMTGTENKDEYDEAMIKLDRLIERYPWLSEAKQAKNTIIENRKQAEKVAAGQPLPEATYLDVDGKNHDLKAYKGHYLLIDFWASWCGPCRQAIPKVKELYNAYHGKGFDVVSISIDKDNNAWKKAMKEEQMPWQQYISPNMDTTMKQFQFSGIPTMYLISPEGTIIEKFTGYSPEAEAAIKKILSEGKSGHKKVIKAMSF, encoded by the coding sequence ATGTCTAAAAAGTGTGTACAATTGCGATATGCAGCGATTTGGATGGGGGTTTTATTATGTTTTATGTGTACCTGTGCCAACGCTCAATCTGGTAGCGGGAATGTCAAAAACATTAAAGTAGATGGCACTGTTGAATTTATCGATCCTTCGGTAGTCAATAAGGTCATACTTAGTAGGGTTCAAATGAGTGGCAAGCCCTTGCCTGTTGATTCAGTGGTTATAGATGAAGGCCATAAAACCTTTCATTTTGATCTCAAACAGGATCATCCCGGTATTTATAGCATTACAACTACCTACTGGGATCATTGTGAGTTTTGGAGTGATGCCGACGTTTCTGTTGCCATGAGAGGCTTCGATACGGCGAAGGTGCATGTAAAGATCCCTCACTATAATTTTGTAAAAGGTTCTATGGATAATAATTTTATTAATTTTTCCAATCAGATATCACAGCTCAATTATCTAAGAATGATTGATGAATATAATGAAGGGTACTATGCGAAGCAGCATAAAGATAAAGACTCAGCCTGGGCAAGCTATCTGAGTAAGACGAAAAGGTATGATTCTCTTTCGAAGGATTATGAGCAACGGATGGATGTACTGATGCAAGCATATGCAGACAGGCCCGTCACCATTTACAGGTTAAGGGGTATGACAGGGACAGAAAATAAAGACGAATATGATGAAGCAATGATAAAGCTTGACAGGCTTATTGAAAGATATCCCTGGCTTTCTGAGGCGAAGCAGGCAAAAAATACGATTATTGAAAATCGAAAGCAGGCGGAGAAAGTTGCCGCGGGACAGCCTTTACCCGAAGCCACTTATTTGGATGTTGACGGGAAAAACCACGACCTAAAGGCTTATAAGGGCCATTATTTGCTGATAGATTTCTGGGCCAGCTGGTGTGGCCCTTGCCGCCAGGCCATACCTAAAGTGAAGGAACTCTATAACGCCTATCATGGCAAAGGCTTTGATGTTGTTAGTATCTCCATAGATAAAGATAACAACGCATGGAAAAAAGCAATGAAAGAAGAGCAGATGCCCTGGCAACAGTATATTAGTCCCAATATGGATACGACCATGAAGCAGTTTCAGTTTTCAGGTATTCCTACGATGTATTTAATTAGTCCTGAAGGGACCATAATTGAGAAATTTACAGGCTACTCTCCCGAGGCGGAAGCTGCAATTAAGAAGATACTAAGTGAAGGCAAAAGCGGACATAAGAAGGTGATTAAGGCGATGTCGTTTTAA
- a CDS encoding TlpA family protein disulfide reductase: protein MTKKNVLMVLWLLSLSLMVKGQVSDLVTIKGELTGDLKGYDHMYMYNRMGSDTTKMSDGHYEFKFEFKEPEMKMFLPEYTTAMKQMYQPFGILISGPGTYYVKSNIEKGLAASSVVSGVKDAVIYRQFEKDQGTAYLKTNRTLASLYGDQWYMIDEKNDRYAAYIKTKDSLEAVNTVPVLERLVKRYPDAMATAFVLSGAGKGLSSLGEQEKLYSMLSDRMKKSKEGVLFHDFIQGRKNAAIGNNMIDFQLPDPKGEMIGSGQFKGKYLLIDFWASWCVPCRKSFPHMRELYKKYKDKNLEILSISIDKNKEAWLKAVNQESNPWPQVLDTRSVSQKGFAVSAVPNTFLISPEGKIVAKQVGFDPDGKDNPIEDKMAALFGATEADSNKKVKSNEKGKKVIKAIPMSGMQ, encoded by the coding sequence ATGACAAAGAAGAATGTGTTGATGGTATTGTGGCTGTTGTCCCTCTCGTTAATGGTCAAGGGGCAGGTCTCTGATCTCGTGACTATTAAAGGAGAGCTTACGGGAGATCTTAAAGGGTATGATCATATGTATATGTATAACAGGATGGGGTCAGATACCACGAAAATGAGTGATGGTCATTATGAATTTAAATTTGAATTTAAGGAGCCGGAAATGAAGATGTTTCTGCCGGAATATACCACTGCCATGAAACAGATGTACCAGCCCTTTGGTATTTTAATTTCAGGGCCCGGAACGTATTACGTCAAAAGTAACATTGAAAAAGGGTTGGCAGCTTCAAGTGTGGTCAGCGGTGTAAAGGACGCGGTCATATACCGGCAATTTGAAAAAGACCAGGGCACGGCTTATCTGAAAACCAACAGAACATTGGCAAGTCTTTACGGAGACCAGTGGTATATGATTGATGAGAAAAATGATCGGTATGCTGCCTATATTAAAACAAAAGATTCCTTGGAAGCCGTTAATACGGTTCCGGTGCTGGAACGCCTGGTCAAGAGGTATCCCGACGCCATGGCAACCGCGTTTGTGCTGTCCGGTGCGGGCAAGGGGCTTTCCAGTCTCGGTGAACAGGAAAAGCTGTATTCAATGCTTTCTGACAGAATGAAGAAAAGTAAAGAAGGCGTACTTTTTCATGATTTTATACAGGGGCGTAAAAACGCAGCCATTGGCAATAATATGATCGATTTTCAATTGCCTGATCCTAAGGGTGAAATGATCGGTTCCGGCCAGTTTAAAGGGAAATACCTGCTGATAGATTTCTGGGCGAGCTGGTGTGTCCCCTGCAGGAAATCATTTCCTCATATGAGAGAGCTGTACAAAAAATATAAGGATAAGAATCTGGAGATTTTAAGTATTTCCATTGATAAGAATAAAGAAGCCTGGCTCAAGGCAGTTAATCAGGAAAGCAATCCCTGGCCACAGGTATTAGATACCAGAAGTGTTTCTCAGAAAGGCTTTGCTGTCAGTGCCGTTCCCAACACTTTTTTAATCAGCCCAGAAGGAAAAATTGTCGCCAAGCAGGTAGGTTTTGATCCTGATGGCAAGGATAATCCGATAGAGGATAAGATGGCTGCCTTGTTTGGTGCAACAGAAGCTGATTCAAACAAGAAGGTGAAATCCAACGAAAAAGGGAAAAAGGTAATCAAAGCTATTCCAATGTCCGGAATGCAATAG
- a CDS encoding RagB/SusD family nutrient uptake outer membrane protein has protein sequence MNTKNGLSLLFILMLTLGACNKNLDIAPEGVMTEQSALEEQRTAEDMLAGAYQQMFLAMSGDAYTIGDLTTGIATATTNEWYTGMVEPNDGVVAGFWDDGYAAINLANVIITQLPRYARFDPAVQKQFVAEARFVRAFSYLQLIKLFGDGALENKPEGLGVPLRLEGFEGYDGSQITPRSTNKEIFSLIRSDLDSAIARLPEKYDVLVNTYCRATRTSAAALAARVALYMRDYEACISYCDIALNDPGHVLSTSPAGVFQDNANGNSVDYPFDKEVLFAFPVSYNKDPTQYAKHNIYYTQGYIRPDSAFVASYGAGDLRKTVMIDTIATYNGEIATTVKFSDPNRLDNLVMLRLAEVLLNKAEAIAFKDGVSRKAVDLLNRIHQRAFAAENKPTVYVPDDFVNREALIHQILQEKKWELAFEGLDRYDEIAAGVKPNDQLPESKYALPIPQYDVEITGGIIKQNPGYIK, from the coding sequence ATGAATACCAAAAACGGCCTTTCCCTTCTTTTTATATTGATGCTTACTTTAGGTGCTTGTAATAAGAACCTGGATATCGCTCCCGAAGGAGTAATGACCGAACAAAGTGCATTAGAAGAGCAGCGTACCGCGGAAGATATGCTGGCGGGTGCTTATCAGCAGATGTTTTTAGCAATGAGCGGAGACGCCTATACCATCGGCGACCTGACAACCGGCATCGCGACCGCCACGACGAATGAATGGTATACAGGAATGGTAGAGCCTAATGATGGAGTAGTGGCCGGTTTTTGGGATGACGGATATGCGGCGATCAACCTGGCCAATGTGATTATTACTCAGCTGCCCCGATATGCCAGGTTTGATCCGGCAGTGCAAAAGCAGTTTGTGGCGGAAGCGCGTTTTGTAAGGGCTTTCAGTTATTTGCAACTCATTAAACTATTCGGTGATGGCGCATTAGAAAATAAACCTGAAGGGCTGGGGGTGCCACTCCGTCTGGAAGGTTTTGAGGGATATGATGGCTCTCAGATAACACCCCGGTCGACTAATAAAGAGATTTTTTCCTTGATTAGAAGTGACCTGGATAGCGCCATTGCCAGATTGCCTGAGAAATATGACGTATTGGTGAACACCTATTGCCGGGCGACCAGGACTTCTGCTGCGGCACTAGCAGCGAGAGTCGCACTTTATATGCGAGACTATGAGGCCTGTATTAGCTATTGTGATATCGCATTAAATGATCCCGGTCACGTACTGTCCACTTCTCCAGCAGGCGTATTCCAGGATAATGCGAATGGCAACAGTGTAGATTACCCTTTTGATAAAGAAGTGCTGTTTGCCTTCCCAGTCAGCTACAATAAAGATCCGACGCAATATGCGAAGCATAATATCTATTATACGCAGGGGTACATCAGGCCGGATAGTGCTTTTGTGGCTTCTTATGGGGCGGGCGATCTTCGCAAAACAGTTATGATAGATACGATTGCCACTTATAACGGAGAGATCGCGACGACCGTTAAATTTTCAGACCCCAACCGATTGGACAACCTGGTCATGCTCCGACTTGCTGAAGTGTTATTGAATAAGGCAGAGGCGATCGCATTTAAAGATGGTGTCAGCCGGAAGGCAGTCGATCTGTTAAACAGAATTCATCAAAGGGCCTTTGCCGCCGAAAATAAACCGACAGTTTATGTACCAGACGATTTTGTCAATCGGGAGGCACTTATCCATCAGATACTGCAGGAGAAAAAATGGGAATTGGCTTTTGAAGGACTAGACCGGTATGATGAAATCGCAGCCGGGGTAAAACCCAATGATCAGCTCCCCGAAAGCAAGTACGCCCTTCCGATTCCACAATATGATGTTGAAATCACAGGTGGCATTATCAAGCAGAATCCGGGTTATATAAAATAA